One Alicyclobacillus acidoterrestris DNA window includes the following coding sequences:
- a CDS encoding helix-turn-helix transcriptional regulator, which yields MKELDQLKRVFGTHGGLDLAMDDVLRNAMETVIGMEVMGVAERGDGDEFRVSHVVGDDVGELQGATFTVGEGFLGNVVATRQARHWTNIFQDPRASLFSQNCIQVSSVFCWPVAWKHEVIGVLFAGFSSDTSTDMQSLVDVLFSMVAKHVLAELLEERLLVRTTRLTSIMELSQAMGEVEDVRNILYILLDMSLNLVQGPFSCIAFKRTSEESTVELLSRGVPRQKAAEIGRQLTNLYIGQDWNALKRGPLPIVRSVENMDTIECPMHFQNRVTAVLAVGVSNQRATSEFTELVYVLSLLGNAALHRIFTAHVQNWNRDISLVHRTSLFWANDSYKNVLPIQEIVRDFSNHLRISERLIQSIEQAALLSQMSLEFVSDVLPGTPPDVLRILTDFRDLCSDTDKVDFADGAQILALASHHHGDRGVQINRVSERLREQFSVFLLKRNVETQSITLDDVPATRVNGPNTSLASLPFSERLTARELEVLNLLVTGLGNKELAQTLFISEHTVKNHLTNIFQKLGVNDRAQAIAYVYKYQQE from the coding sequence ATGAAGGAACTTGATCAACTAAAGAGGGTATTTGGTACCCATGGCGGATTGGATTTGGCGATGGATGATGTGCTTCGAAATGCCATGGAGACCGTAATTGGAATGGAAGTGATGGGGGTTGCCGAGCGAGGCGACGGGGATGAGTTTCGAGTTTCTCATGTCGTAGGAGACGACGTCGGGGAACTTCAGGGTGCAACGTTTACAGTGGGTGAAGGATTTCTCGGGAATGTTGTCGCCACAAGACAGGCTAGGCATTGGACAAATATTTTTCAGGACCCGAGGGCCTCTTTGTTTTCTCAGAACTGTATCCAGGTCTCATCTGTCTTCTGCTGGCCTGTAGCTTGGAAACATGAGGTCATTGGCGTACTCTTCGCAGGCTTTTCCTCAGATACATCGACAGATATGCAATCCCTTGTGGATGTCCTTTTTTCCATGGTCGCGAAACACGTTTTGGCAGAGTTGTTGGAAGAAAGACTTCTGGTTCGAACCACGCGCCTCACGTCGATTATGGAACTGAGTCAGGCGATGGGTGAGGTGGAAGATGTCCGGAACATTTTATACATTCTTTTGGACATGAGTTTAAATTTGGTGCAAGGCCCGTTTTCCTGCATCGCCTTCAAACGAACGAGTGAAGAATCCACGGTCGAACTTCTGTCTCGTGGGGTGCCGCGGCAAAAAGCGGCTGAAATTGGTCGCCAACTAACCAATTTGTATATCGGTCAAGACTGGAATGCGCTCAAGCGTGGACCTTTGCCTATCGTCCGCAGCGTAGAGAATATGGACACCATTGAGTGCCCCATGCACTTTCAAAATCGAGTGACTGCAGTATTGGCGGTCGGCGTATCCAATCAGCGGGCAACCAGCGAGTTTACAGAACTGGTGTATGTGCTTTCGCTTCTGGGTAACGCGGCGTTGCACCGCATCTTCACAGCACACGTGCAAAATTGGAATCGAGATATTTCTTTAGTCCATCGCACATCTCTTTTTTGGGCGAACGATTCGTATAAGAACGTTTTGCCGATACAAGAAATCGTTCGAGACTTCTCCAATCATCTACGGATATCCGAGCGGCTGATTCAATCGATAGAGCAGGCGGCATTGCTTTCGCAAATGAGTTTGGAATTTGTCTCTGACGTTCTGCCCGGGACTCCGCCTGACGTCCTTCGCATACTGACCGACTTTCGCGACCTATGTAGTGACACCGACAAGGTGGATTTCGCGGACGGGGCTCAGATACTCGCATTGGCGTCACACCATCATGGCGATAGGGGTGTCCAAATCAACCGTGTCAGTGAGCGGCTTCGGGAACAATTTTCCGTGTTTCTGTTGAAAAGGAATGTTGAGACACAATCGATTACGTTGGATGACGTCCCCGCGACGAGGGTAAATGGTCCGAATACATCGTTGGCTTCTCTGCCCTTTTCGGAACGATTAACGGCGAGGGAACTAGAAGTCTTAAACTTGTTAGTCACGGGATTGGGGAATAAGGAACTTGCGCAGACCCTTTTTATCAGTGAACATACCGTGAAAAATCACCTCACGAACATCTTTCAAAAACTAGGTGTCAACGACAGGGCGCAAGCTATCGCATATGTGTACAAATATCAACAGGAATAA